The genomic region GCGGCCATCCAGACCGGGAGTTCGGCGCCGGGCTTGATCCACGGGAACTTGATCACGGTGCCGCCGAGGTCTGCCTCGTCACCGCGTCCCAGCGCCCGGATGACCTTCATGGCCTCGCTGATCCGGGCGAGTGTGTTGGGCTTGCGGCCGGCCACGCGCATCGCCGAGTCGCCGCGCCCGATGCCGCAGACCGTGCGGTTGCCGAACATGTCGTTGAGCGTGGCGAAGGTCGAGGCGGTGACTTCCCAGGTGCGGGTGCCCGGGTTGGTCACCATCGTGCCGACCTTCAGCTTCGAGGTGTTGGAGAGGATCTGGCTGTAGATCACGAACGGTTCCTGCCACAGCACGGCGGAGTCGAAGGTCCAGCCGTACGTGAAGCCGTTGCGCTCGGCCCGCTTCATCAGGCTGATGACGCGGGAGGCAGGGGGGTCGGTCTGCAGGACAAGTCCGAAGTCCATGGCGCCACTCCTAGTCGTTCAGAGAAGGTACTGACAGGTGGAGCGGGGGGTGTACACGCCGTGCCCGGCACGGCCGGTGAACTCCCGCTCGGTGATGACGAGTTCGCCCCGCGAGAGGACCGTCTCGACGCGGCCGGTGGTGCGCTTGCCCTCGTACGCCGAGTAGTCGACGTTCATGTGGTGTGTCTCGGCGGACATGACCTGCTCGGCATGCGGGTCGTAGATGACCACGTCCGCGTCGGCGCCCGGCGCGATCGTGCCCTTCTTCGGGTACAGGCCGAACATCCTGGCCGGGGTGGCGCAGGCGATCTCGATCCAGCGGCGGCGCGAGATGTGTCCGTCGACGACGGCCTGGTGGAGCAGGTCCATGCGGTTCTCGACGCCCGGCAGACCGTTGGGGATCTTCGAGAAGTCGCCGCGGCCCAGCTCCTTCTGGCCGACGAAGCAGAAGGGGCAGTGGTCGGTGGAGACGACCTGGAGGTCGTTGGTGCGCAGGCCCCGCCACAGGGCGGCCTGGTGCTCCTTGGGCCGCAGCGGCGTCGAGCACACGTACTTGGCGCCCTCGAAGTCGGGCTCCGCGAGGTTGTCGGTCGACAGGAACAGGTACTGCGGGCAGGTCTCGCCGAAGACGTTCAGGCCCTCGTCGCGCGCGCGTGCCAGCTCGGCGACCGCCTGCTGCGCCGAGACGTGCACGACATACAGCGGGGCCCCGGCCACCTGGGCGAGCTTGATGGCGCGATGGGTGGCCTCGGCCTCCAGCAGCGCCTTGCGGACCTCACCGTGATAGCGCGGGTCGGTCTCGCCGCGTGCCAGCGCCTGCTCCACCAGGACGTCGATCGCGATGCCGTTCTCCGCGTGCATCATGATCAGGCCGCCGTTCTCGGCGGAGCGTTGCATGGCGCGCAGGATCTGGCCGTCGTCGCTGTAGAAGACGCCGGGGTAGGCCATGAACTGCTTGAAGGAGGTGACGCCCTCCTCGATCAGCAGGTCCATCTCCTTGAGCGTCTCCTGGTTCACGTCGGAGACGATCATGTGGAAGGCGTAGTCGATGGCGCACTTGCCGTCGGCCTTGGCGTTCCAGGCGTCGAGGCCCTCGCGCAGCGTGTGGCCGACGCTCTGCACCGCGAAGTCGACGATCGTGGTCGTGCCGCCCCAGGCCGCGGCCCGGGTGCCGGTCTCGAAGGAGTCGGAGGCGAAGGTGCCGCCGAACGGCAGCTCCATGTGGGTGTGGGCGTCGACGCCGCCCGGGATCACGTACTTCCCGGTGGCGTCGATGGTCCGCTCGGCCGTCCAGGCCTCGGCGGCGGGGGTGCCGCTCGCGGCGAGGGCGGCGATGCGGCCGTCCTCTACCAGGACGTCCGCGTGGAGTTCGTCCGACGCGGTGATGACTAGGCCACCGCGGATGACGGTACGGCTGCTCATGTTTTCCTCTCCTGTCGTGGGCACCCCGGTGGAATGCGGCCGTTGGGTACGTGCGGGTGCGTCGTGGCTGGTCGCGCCCACGCGGCGGAGCCGCATGATGTACGCAGCCCCGCGCCCCTAAAAAACCGGGGCGCGGGAACCTCCGACGTGATCCGCGCTCAGGGAGACGTCAGTGGCTCGTACGCGTCCGGGCGGCGGTCGCGGTAGAACTGCCAGCGGTCGCGGACCGTTCGGAGCTTGGCCATGTCCAGGTCGCGGACGACGAGTTCGGTCTCCTTGTCGCTCGCCACCTCCCCGACGAACTGGGCTTCCGGGTCCACGAAGTACGAGGTGCCGTAGAAGTCGTTGGAGCCCAGCTCCTCCACGCCCACGCGGTTGATGGCGCCCACGAAGTACTCGTTGGCGACGGCCGCGGCCGGCTGCTCCAACTGCCAGAGGTAGGCGGACAGTCCGCGCGAGGTGGCCGACGGGTTGAAGACGATCTCGGCCCCGGCTAGACCGAGCGCGCGCCAGCCCTCCGGGAAGTGCCGGTCGTAGCAGATGTAGACGCCGATCTTGCCGACCGCGGTGTCGAAGATCGGCCAACCGGCGTTGCCGGGGCGGAAGTAGAACTTCTCCCAGAAGCCCTCGACCTGCGGGATGTGGTGCTTGCGGTACTTGCCGAGGTACGAGCCGTCGGCGTCGATCACCGCCGCGGTGTTGTAGAGGACGCCGGGCTGCTCCTCTTCGTACATCGGCAGCACGAGGACGAGGCCCAGTTCCCTGGCGAGTGCCTGGAAGCGCTGGACGATCGGGCCCTCGGGGATCTGTTCGGCGTACTCGTAGAACGCCTTGTCCTGGACCTGGCAGAAATAGGGCCCGTAGAACAGCTCCTGGAAGCACAGGACCTGAGCACCCTGTGCGGCCGCGTCGCGGGCCGCCTGCTCGTGGACCTGGATCATCGATTCCTTGTCGCCCGTCCATGCGGTCTGGAAGACGGCGGCGCGAATCACTCTGCTCATCGGGACCTCCGGTCGCTCGGTGTGCGGCGAGCTTAGGAAGTCCCCAGGGCTGCTTTGAGTTGCAGCGTGTCACGTCTGTGGGCGTGTGGCGTTCCACGGTGTCACCCTTGCGAAGGCCCATGTTTCACCACCGTTTTCCCAGGTCTTCCTATGTTTCGGAGCTGTTGCGCGGAGAGAGTCTCAGCCTTGTTGCGCGTCGTGTGCGAGGAGGGCGATGTGCACGGAGGCGGCCTGTTCGAAGTCGTCGAGGTCGACGCCGAGCCGCGCCTCTATCGCCTCCAGCCGCCGGTACAGCGCGGGCCGGGAGACATGGTGGAGCTGCGCCGTACGCGACTTGTTGCGGCCGCTGGCGAGATACGTCCGCAGCACGGGCAGCAGCTCCGACTCCGCGTCGGCCCCGCACAGCAGTCCGTCCAGCTCCCGCTCGGCGAAGGACTGGACGTGCGGGTCGTCCCGCAGCAGCCGGACCAGCCCGCGCAGATGTACGTCCCGCAGCCGCACCACGACCGGCAGGTCGAGTCCGGCGGGGCTCTCGGCGACGGCGTCGGCCACGTGCTGGGCCTCGCGCAGCCCGGAGGGTACGTCGTCCCACCCGGTCCGCGCGTCCGCCGCCGCGACGACGACGGCCTTGCAGCCGTCGGCCGTGCCGCCACCGGATTCCATACGCAGCCGGGTGGCGAAGCGCACCGCGAGGGCCTCGGCGTCCTGGTCCCTGGCCAGGCTCAGCAGGACGGCGGTGGCCCCGTCGGCCAGCTCGGCGACGAGTCCGGGGAGTCCCAACAGTCGCAGTACGCGGTCGAGTTGGGCCGCCTCTCCGTCCCGTACGACCAGGGGCACGAACGTCCGGCGGTTGACCGGCAGTCCGGCCGCCCGGGCCCGGGGCAGAAGCTGCCGGGCCGGTACGACGCCGGAGACGAGGTCGGTGAGCAGGCTCTGCGCGGACTGCTCCTCCCAGGAGGAGTGCGCGGTGCCGCCGAGCATGCGGTGCAGCACCAGGGCCTCGGCGGCGCGGTCGGCGAGCAGCCGTCCGGTGGCGGCGTCGCCGCGGTAGCCGCACAGCACGATGCGGCCCCAGCGCTCGCCGCGCCCGCCCAGTTCGGCACGGACCCAGCCGTCGCCCTCACTGCCGCCGGCCTGCCGCGCGATGCGCTCCCAGTCGCGCAGCACGTCGTCGACCGCGGACCGCTCCCCCGCCGTGGCGAGGACGCGGTGGGCGAGGTTGGTGACGACGACGGGGCACGCGCTGTGCGAGGTGATCTCGTCGAGCATCCGTTGCAGCGGGGCGCCCGCCGTGATGAGCCCGGTCAGCGCCGTCCGGACGGACTCGGACAGGCTGACGGCCGCGAACTTCCTTCGTACAAGCCTGGATTGGACCTCTTCGGTCAACTCCGCGAAGGGGAACGGGCGGTGCAGGACCACCATGGGCAGCCCACACCGCTCGGCCGCCCGGCACATCACCTCGGGCGGTGTGGGGAAGGCCC from Streptomyces sp. NBC_00878 harbors:
- a CDS encoding PucR family transcriptional regulator, producing MTTALEPALSVRQVLALERVLAGEPEVVAGAGQLDRPVRWVHVAEAADVGVMLSGGEMVLTTGVLLAGDPEAQAEYIRSLHRAEAAAVVLGLGRAFPTPPEVMCRAAERCGLPMVVLHRPFPFAELTEEVQSRLVRRKFAAVSLSESVRTALTGLITAGAPLQRMLDEITSHSACPVVVTNLAHRVLATAGERSAVDDVLRDWERIARQAGGSEGDGWVRAELGGRGERWGRIVLCGYRGDAATGRLLADRAAEALVLHRMLGGTAHSSWEEQSAQSLLTDLVSGVVPARQLLPRARAAGLPVNRRTFVPLVVRDGEAAQLDRVLRLLGLPGLVAELADGATAVLLSLARDQDAEALAVRFATRLRMESGGGTADGCKAVVVAAADARTGWDDVPSGLREAQHVADAVAESPAGLDLPVVVRLRDVHLRGLVRLLRDDPHVQSFAERELDGLLCGADAESELLPVLRTYLASGRNKSRTAQLHHVSRPALYRRLEAIEARLGVDLDDFEQAASVHIALLAHDAQQG
- a CDS encoding nitrilase-related carbon-nitrogen hydrolase; the protein is MSRVIRAAVFQTAWTGDKESMIQVHEQAARDAAAQGAQVLCFQELFYGPYFCQVQDKAFYEYAEQIPEGPIVQRFQALARELGLVLVLPMYEEEQPGVLYNTAAVIDADGSYLGKYRKHHIPQVEGFWEKFYFRPGNAGWPIFDTAVGKIGVYICYDRHFPEGWRALGLAGAEIVFNPSATSRGLSAYLWQLEQPAAAVANEYFVGAINRVGVEELGSNDFYGTSYFVDPEAQFVGEVASDKETELVVRDLDMAKLRTVRDRWQFYRDRRPDAYEPLTSP
- the hydA gene encoding dihydropyrimidinase; this translates as MSSRTVIRGGLVITASDELHADVLVEDGRIAALAASGTPAAEAWTAERTIDATGKYVIPGGVDAHTHMELPFGGTFASDSFETGTRAAAWGGTTTIVDFAVQSVGHTLREGLDAWNAKADGKCAIDYAFHMIVSDVNQETLKEMDLLIEEGVTSFKQFMAYPGVFYSDDGQILRAMQRSAENGGLIMMHAENGIAIDVLVEQALARGETDPRYHGEVRKALLEAEATHRAIKLAQVAGAPLYVVHVSAQQAVAELARARDEGLNVFGETCPQYLFLSTDNLAEPDFEGAKYVCSTPLRPKEHQAALWRGLRTNDLQVVSTDHCPFCFVGQKELGRGDFSKIPNGLPGVENRMDLLHQAVVDGHISRRRWIEIACATPARMFGLYPKKGTIAPGADADVVIYDPHAEQVMSAETHHMNVDYSAYEGKRTTGRVETVLSRGELVITEREFTGRAGHGVYTPRSTCQYLL